One segment of Asterias rubens chromosome 2, eAstRub1.3, whole genome shotgun sequence DNA contains the following:
- the LOC117307060 gene encoding GDP-fucose transporter 1-like — protein MQKSSNAGNGAESNTTANMALSSRSANEGRAPLLGQFVKITVVVTAYWFISISLVFLNKYLLSSEDLKLDAPLFVTFFQCSVTTVICIVLSIISTIAPNVISFPSIKFDYKVTREVMPLSIFFVGMITLNNLCLKHVGVAFYNIGRSLSTVFNVILSYVFLKQTTSLRALVCCCVIIGGFVLGVKEEDSAGVLSYTGVIYGILASLFVSLNAIFTKKTLYVVEDNIWRLMFYNNINAILLFIPLVYITGEFSVVWNFPHLYNGHFWALLTISGVFGFMIGFVTGLQIKVTSPLTHNISGTAKACAQTILAVTYFQDVKTALWWFSNFMVLGGSGLYSHVRRQEMVKEHNANLKAEAQDAKANGPNKSVKITV, from the exons ATGCAGAAGTCATCTAATGCTGGGAACGGAGCAGAGAGTAACACGACAGCTAACATGGCACTGTCGTCTAGATCTGCGAATGAGGGAAGGGCACCTTTGCTGGGGCAGTTCGTGAAGATTACAGTGGTCGTGACGGCTTactg GTTTATTTCAATTTCCTTGGTGTTTCTCAATAAGTACCTACTCAGCAGCGAAGATCTGAAG CTGGATGCACCACTGTTTGTTACTTTCTTTCAGTGTTCCGTCACAACTGTAATATGTATAGTGTTAAGCATTATTAGTACCATAGCACCAAATGTCATCTCTTTTCCATCCATCAAATTTGACTACAAGGTGACCAGAGAG GTGATGCCTCTGTCAATCTTCTTTGTTGGGATGATTACATTGAACAACCTTTGTCTAAAGCATGTCGGCGTAGCATTCTACAACATCGGCCGCTCACTTTCAACAGTATTCAATGTG aTCTTGTCGTACGTTTTCCTAAAGCAAACCACATCGCTACGAGCTTTGGTGTGCTGCTGTGTAATCATCGGGGGCTTCGTACTTGGGGTTAAAGAAGAGGATAGTGCAG GTGTGTTATCCTACACAGGAGTGATCTACGGTATCTTGGCTAGCCTCTTCGTCAGCCTCAACGCCATCTTCACCAAGAAGACTCTGTACGTGGTGGAGGACAACATCTGGCGTCTCATGTTCTACAACAACATCAACGCCATCCTGCTCTTCATCCCGCTTGTTTACATCACAGGCGAGTTCAGCGTGGTGTGGAACTTCCCTCATCTGTACAATGGCCACTTCTGGGCTCTCTTGACCATCAGCGGAGTATTCGGATTCATGATCGGGTTCGTGACGGGACTCCAAATTAAGGTGACCAGCCCGCTCACCCACAACATCAGCGGGACGGCCAAGGCATGCGCCCAAACCATCCTGGCTGTGACGTACTTTCAGGATGTGAAGACCGCCCTCTGGTGGTTCAGTAACTTCATGGTTCTGGGTGGATCGGGGCTGTACAGTCATGTCCGCCGGCAGGAGATGGTGAAGGAACACAACGCTAACTTGAAAGCTGAGGCACAAGATGCAAAGGCAAATGGTCCAAATAAGTCCGTCAAAATTACCGTTTAG